One stretch of Argiope bruennichi chromosome 3, qqArgBrue1.1, whole genome shotgun sequence DNA includes these proteins:
- the LOC129963622 gene encoding uncharacterized protein LOC129963622: MPKPGFYAVRVGRKPGIYMSWAECEAQVKGFPKASYKKFADLGSAENFAGIKHSEPNTAKNFAGVKHAEPNAAIKKRVGPNTAEDDIKRKFNEIDMQIISDIYKLASTFEAAPSTSSVHEKRKSRPTSKRTRNSEQEFSFTSILEISPSRTSNDYSRVYEPEPSNFSVLERQTDRHSSNLINNFVPEPSTSSSMSIEDAFENVPDFIFDLAVDKRPYYAVHRGARPGVYRTWKECEAQIKNTRGASYRKFDNEEQALEYVQTGGIVKATKRELREIPYNNRVKKRRRNSDGKVEYVLANPDEPVVIFTDGASAENGRRRARAGIGIYWGPNHPLNTSKRLPGRQTNNRAEIQAAVYALNQAKQIGARKVKLYTDSQFLIHAITDWIKKWKTNGWKLVNGDPVVNKDDFLELEAISQGLEVEWIYVKAHARNHGNDEADRLAVAGSRLLLEPSNCSEFPKPQIQPENLEPFIVTDASSSSTEVLPLIIPEECIERKAFYAVHKGKSPGVYKTWVECEQQIKDFPKPWFKKFFSEEEALEFVKKGKVTKKINIPDHGPDKFVTVFTDGASSCNGQDDAKAGIGVYWGPGNELNTSMRLPGRQTNNRAEIFAAVHALKQAKQLGIKNLRLYTDSQFVIKGITEWIDNWKERDWVSSSGKPVVNKEDFIALDNARQGINVDWCYVKGHANNPGNVEADKLAVAGCNKAVSESFFLA, translated from the coding sequence atgcctAAGCCTGGATTTTATGCAGTACGTGTTGGTAGAAAACCTGGTATTTATATGTCATGGGCTGAATGTGAGGCTCAAGTAAAAGGTTTTCCTAAAGCATCTTATAAAAAATTCGCTGACCTCGGTTCTGCGGAAAATTTTGCTGGAATAAAGCATTCTGAACCAAATACTGCTAAAAATTTTGCTGGTGTAAAGCACGCTGAACCAAATGCTGCCATAAAAAAACGTGTTGGACCAAATACTGCTGAAGACGATATCAAAAGAAAGTTTAATGAAATTGACATGCAAATAATTAGTGATATATATAAACTTGCTAGTACATTTGAAGCAGCACCTTCAACCTCTTCAGTACATGAAAAACGAAAAAGCAGACCTACCAGTAAACGTACAAGAAACAGTGAACAAGAATTCTCATTTACTTCGATACTTGAGATATCACCTAGTAGAACTTCCAATGACTACTCTAGAGTTTATGAACCAGAACCTTCAAATTTTTCAGTGCTTGAAAGACAAACAGATAGACATTCTAgcaatcttataaataattttgtacctGAACCTTCAACTTCATCTTCTATGTCAATTGAAGATGCTTTTGAAAATGTTCCAGATTTTATCTTTGATTTAGCTGTTGACAAGCGGCCTTATTATGCTGTTCATCGAGGTGCAAGACCAGGTGTTTACAGAACCTGGAAAGAATGTGaagcacaaattaaaaatacaagagGTGCCTCATATCGTAAATTTGATAATGAAGAGCAAGCTTTGGAATATGTGCAAACTGGTGGAATAGTAAAGGCTACTAAGAGAGAATTACGTGAAATACCTTATAATAATCGTGTGAAGAAACGTAGGAGAAACAGTGATGGAAAAGTAGAATATGTTTTAGCAAATCCTGATGAACCTGTTGTGATATTTACTGATGGAGCTAGTGCTGAAAATGGCCGTAGAAGAGCTAGAGCAGGAATAGGTATTTATTGGGGTCCTAACCATCCTTTAAATACAAGTAAAAGATTACCTGGACGTCAAACAAATAATAGAGCTGAAATTCAAGCTGCTGTGTATGCTCTTAATCAGGCTAAACAAATAGGAGCTCGTAAGGTCAAGTTGTATACTGATAGTCAGTTCCTTATTCATGCTATTACAGACTggattaaaaaatggaaaactaaTGGATGGAAATTAGTTAATGGTGATCCTGTTGTCAATAAAGATGATTTTCTTGAGCTTGAAGCTATTAGTCAGGGTTTAGAGGTTGAATGGATATATGTCAAAGCTCATGCAAGAAATCATGGTAATGATGAAGCTGATAGGTTAGCAGTTGCTGGATCTAGATTATTACTTGAACCTTCAAATTGTTCTGAATTTCCAAAGCCTCAAATTCAACCAGAAAATTTAGAGCCTTTTATTGTAACAGATGCATCAAGTTCCAGCACTGAAGTATTGCCACTAATCATTCCTGAAGAGTGTATTGAAAGAAAAGCTTTTTATGCTGTACATAAAGGAAAATCACCTGGTGTGTATAAAACTTGGGTTGAATGTGAACAACAAATTAAAGATTTCCCAAAGCCCtggtttaaaaaattcttttctgaagaaGAGGCTCTTGAATTTGTTAAAAAGGGTAAAGttactaaaaaaatcaatattcctgATCATGGACCTGATAAGTTTGTAACAGTATTTACTGATGGTGCTAGTTCCTGTAATGGTCAAGATGATGCTAAAGCTGGTATAGGTGTATATTGGGGACCAGGAAATGAACTGAATACCAGTATGCGACTTCCAGGTAGACAGACAAATAATCGGGCTGAAATTTTTGCTGCTGTGCATGCTCTTAAACAAGCAAAACAACTTGGAATAAAAAATCTACGATTATATACAGATAGTCAGTTTGTTATTAAAGGTATAACTGAATGGATTGATAATTGGAAAGAAAGGGATTGGGTATCATCTTCTGGGAAACCTGTTGTTAATAAAGAAGACTTTATAGCTCTAGATAATGCTCGCCAAGGCATTAATGTTGATTGGTGTTATGTCAAAGGTCATGCTAATAATCCTGGTAATGTTGAAGCTGATAAATTGGCAGTAGCTGGATGTAACAAGGCAGtttctgaaagtttctttttagcTTGA